The Halobacterium sp. CBA1132 genome has a segment encoding these proteins:
- a CDS encoding TRAM domain-containing protein: protein MADCPLADECPSFQEQIEGMGCQHYGDRGGMEWCNHYNQPIEDLKTAPVVPGQEVVLEVDDMHESGAGVGRQEESGFIVMVDGVLPPARVKAEVTKVKPNYARADLIEKLPDEPDDEDGEVDEDAEEDAEAEDAADEDDEEGSERLGSRENFWGN from the coding sequence ATGGCTGACTGTCCACTCGCCGACGAATGCCCCAGTTTCCAGGAGCAAATCGAAGGGATGGGGTGCCAGCACTACGGCGACCGCGGCGGGATGGAGTGGTGCAACCACTACAACCAGCCCATCGAGGACCTGAAGACCGCGCCCGTGGTACCCGGTCAGGAGGTCGTGCTGGAAGTCGACGACATGCACGAGAGCGGCGCTGGCGTCGGCCGGCAGGAGGAGAGCGGGTTCATCGTGATGGTCGACGGCGTGCTGCCGCCGGCGCGCGTGAAAGCCGAGGTGACGAAAGTGAAGCCGAACTACGCTCGCGCGGACCTCATAGAGAAGCTCCCCGACGAGCCGGACGACGAGGACGGCGAAGTGGACGAGGACGCCGAGGAAGACGCCGAAGCCGAAGACGCGGCCGACGAGGACGACGAAGAAGGAAGTGAGCGCCTCGGCAGCCGCGAGAACTTCTGGGGTAACTAG
- a CDS encoding Tfx family DNA-binding protein, whose protein sequence is MDEGVPDADEVLASAGFDADESVLTRRQAEVLALRERGAAQAAIADQLGTSRANISKVEASARENVAKSRETVAFAEALQAPVRVEIDPDTDLYDVPDMVYAACDEANVKVSLSAPEVMKRVSDAAGSAVRGRGVHAPLLVSVTSDGAIQVRQGDE, encoded by the coding sequence ATGGACGAGGGGGTTCCGGACGCCGACGAGGTGCTGGCCAGCGCCGGCTTCGACGCCGACGAGAGCGTGCTGACGCGGCGGCAAGCGGAGGTGCTGGCGTTGCGCGAGCGCGGCGCCGCCCAAGCGGCCATCGCCGACCAACTCGGGACGTCCCGCGCGAACATCTCGAAGGTGGAGGCGAGCGCGCGCGAGAACGTCGCGAAGTCCCGGGAGACGGTGGCGTTCGCGGAGGCGCTGCAGGCGCCGGTGCGCGTGGAGATCGACCCGGACACGGACCTCTACGACGTGCCGGACATGGTGTACGCGGCCTGCGACGAGGCGAACGTGAAGGTCTCGCTGTCCGCGCCGGAAGTGATGAAGCGCGTCAGCGACGCGGCCGGGTCGGCGGTCAGGGGCCGCGGCGTGCACGCGCCGCTTCTGGTGTCCGTGACCAGCGACGGCGCCATCCAAGTGCGGCAGGGCGACGAGTAG
- a CDS encoding mannose-1-phosphate guanylyltransferase gives MVTTVAVLLAGGTGTRLYPASRSHRPKQFLALGDDDRSLLRRTADRAGFADELVVVTREAYADRARDIVPEATVLVEPAGRDTGPALAYAAGEVRNRFADAAMLCLPSDHVVGDGFRSTAETAVDVAARTDALVTLGVEPDRAATGYGYIQPGVDYGDHYAVEQFREKPDEATAENLLDAGCLWNAGMFAWTPDAFLDAARDGPLEQIVAALETGDVDAAFDETEAVSVDYAVLERADDVRVVPADFEWDDVGAWDALLRLADEKNATLGDTLAIDASGNVLASDDKHVSVVGADDLVVAAFDDRVLVVPTDDAQRVREVVAALREDDLF, from the coding sequence GTGGTAACCACGGTCGCCGTCCTGCTCGCGGGCGGCACCGGTACCCGGCTCTACCCAGCGAGCCGCAGCCACCGCCCCAAGCAGTTCCTCGCGCTCGGCGACGACGACCGCAGCCTCCTCCGTCGCACCGCCGACCGCGCCGGCTTCGCCGACGAACTCGTCGTCGTCACGCGCGAGGCGTACGCCGACCGCGCCCGCGACATCGTCCCCGAAGCCACGGTGCTCGTCGAGCCAGCGGGCCGCGACACCGGCCCGGCGCTCGCGTACGCCGCCGGCGAGGTACGTAACCGCTTCGCGGACGCCGCGATGCTCTGCCTGCCCAGCGACCACGTCGTCGGGGACGGCTTCCGCTCAACGGCCGAAACCGCCGTCGACGTCGCCGCTCGCACGGACGCGCTCGTCACGCTCGGCGTCGAACCCGACAGAGCGGCGACCGGCTACGGGTACATCCAGCCCGGCGTCGACTACGGCGACCACTACGCGGTCGAGCAGTTCCGCGAGAAACCCGACGAGGCGACCGCCGAGAACCTCCTCGACGCGGGCTGCCTCTGGAACGCGGGGATGTTCGCGTGGACGCCCGACGCGTTCCTCGACGCCGCCCGCGACGGTCCACTCGAACAAATCGTGGCCGCGCTGGAGACCGGTGATGTCGATGCCGCCTTCGACGAAACCGAGGCGGTGAGCGTCGACTACGCCGTCTTGGAGCGCGCCGACGACGTCCGAGTCGTGCCCGCGGACTTCGAGTGGGACGACGTCGGCGCGTGGGATGCGCTACTGCGCCTCGCCGACGAGAAGAACGCGACGCTGGGTGACACACTCGCCATCGACGCGTCGGGGAACGTCCTCGCGAGCGACGACAAACACGTCTCCGTCGTCGGCGCGGACGACCTCGTGGTCGCGGCGTTCGACGACCGCGTGCTCGTCGTCCCGACTGACGACGCCCAGCGCGTCCGCGAGGTCGTCGCAGCACTCCGCGAGGACGACCTGTTCTGA
- a CDS encoding replication factor A (Replication protein A protects and stabilize the intermediate ssDNA that is generated by the unwinding action of a DNA helicase at the replication fork. In addition, SSBs prevent the formation of secondary structures by single-stranded template DNA.) — MSDLSDTAAEIHDEFSEHVDATVDDVEARLQKLVSEYKVPLDEARRSVENHYLDEAGLDRDDLAGGGGNETVEVEDVDEPEQWVDLTAKVVELWEPRSDSVGQVGLLGDPTGTIKFTKWAKSDLEDLQEGQTYRLGNVVTDEYQGRYSVKLNRTTSIQEVDEEFDVGDNEDDVEGALVDIQSGSGLIKRCPEEDCTRVLQNGRCNEHGEVEGEFDLRIKGVLDDGRDVHEVIFDEEATEALTGIGLEEAKQMAKDALDTTVVADEMRETVLGRYYHVTGPTFGRYVLANDTEQLGEPADPEAVLIEARSM; from the coding sequence ATGAGCGACCTTTCAGACACCGCTGCGGAGATTCACGACGAGTTCTCCGAGCACGTCGACGCCACCGTCGACGACGTAGAAGCACGGCTACAGAAACTGGTATCCGAGTACAAAGTCCCGCTGGACGAGGCGCGGCGCTCCGTCGAGAACCACTACCTCGACGAGGCCGGTCTCGACCGCGACGACCTCGCGGGCGGCGGCGGTAACGAGACCGTCGAAGTCGAGGACGTCGACGAACCCGAGCAGTGGGTCGACCTCACTGCGAAGGTCGTCGAACTCTGGGAGCCCCGCTCGGACTCCGTCGGGCAGGTCGGCCTGCTCGGCGACCCGACCGGCACCATCAAGTTCACGAAGTGGGCGAAATCCGACCTCGAAGACCTCCAGGAGGGCCAGACGTACCGCCTCGGGAACGTCGTCACCGACGAGTACCAGGGCCGGTACTCCGTGAAACTCAATCGCACGACCTCGATTCAGGAGGTCGACGAGGAGTTCGACGTCGGCGACAACGAGGACGACGTCGAGGGCGCGCTCGTGGACATCCAGTCCGGGAGCGGCCTCATCAAGCGCTGCCCGGAGGAGGACTGCACGCGCGTCCTCCAGAACGGCCGCTGCAACGAGCACGGCGAAGTGGAGGGCGAGTTCGACCTCCGCATCAAGGGCGTGCTCGACGACGGCCGCGACGTCCACGAAGTCATCTTCGACGAGGAAGCGACCGAGGCGCTGACCGGCATCGGCCTCGAAGAAGCCAAACAGATGGCGAAAGACGCACTCGACACCACCGTCGTCGCCGACGAGATGCGCGAGACGGTGCTCGGGCGCTACTACCACGTGACCGGCCCGACGTTCGGCCGGTACGTGCTCGCCAACGACACCGAACAGCTGGGCGAGCCAGCCGACCCGGAAGCAGTCCTCATCGAAGCGAGGTCGATGTAA
- a CDS encoding RPA family protein, with amino-acid sequence MSNAPTREVARRAFAAEFNDAEFTFKESDDERAPLYALLPTGERANRVFVVGTLTETEDIGEDSEYWRGRVVDPTGTFFVYAGQYQPEAASALRDAETPQYVAVVGKPRTFETDDGSVNVSLRPESITPVDEATRDRWVVETAERTLERLDAFDDEGNEYAERARAEYGEDVSPYRRALLEALEDFDTEADVPADA; translated from the coding sequence ATGAGTAACGCACCCACCCGCGAGGTCGCACGCCGCGCCTTCGCCGCCGAGTTCAACGACGCCGAGTTCACGTTCAAGGAATCCGACGACGAGCGCGCGCCGCTGTACGCGCTGCTGCCGACGGGCGAGCGCGCGAACCGCGTGTTCGTCGTCGGCACGCTCACGGAAACCGAGGACATCGGCGAGGACTCCGAGTACTGGCGGGGCCGCGTCGTCGACCCCACTGGGACGTTCTTCGTGTACGCGGGCCAGTACCAGCCGGAAGCGGCGTCCGCGCTCCGGGACGCCGAGACGCCGCAGTACGTCGCCGTGGTCGGGAAACCGCGGACCTTCGAGACCGACGACGGGTCCGTGAACGTCTCCCTGCGCCCCGAATCCATCACGCCCGTCGACGAGGCGACCCGCGACCGCTGGGTCGTCGAGACGGCCGAGCGCACGCTCGAACGCCTCGACGCGTTCGACGACGAGGGCAACGAGTACGCCGAGCGCGCCCGCGCCGAGTACGGCGAGGACGTCTCCCCGTACCGCCGCGCGCTCCTCGAAGCGCTCGAGGACTTCGATACGGAAGCCGACGTACCGGCCGACGCGTGA
- a CDS encoding CopG family transcriptional regulator, producing the protein MGNKNKTISFRVNEDTFDALRDIAEERDLSLSAVFRDYVDSLVAHDGQVRVVPENQPESVDGEEFPPKVEVSKSFVREHERLELEAEHLRDQLEEHKKYIDHLREQVESEGDVEEVIHLEELDGDDDEEPYQLG; encoded by the coding sequence ATGGGGAACAAGAACAAGACCATCTCGTTCCGCGTGAACGAGGACACGTTCGACGCGCTCCGCGACATCGCCGAGGAGCGCGACCTCTCGCTGTCCGCGGTGTTCCGGGACTACGTCGACTCGTTGGTCGCCCACGACGGCCAAGTCCGGGTCGTCCCCGAGAACCAGCCCGAGTCCGTCGACGGCGAGGAGTTCCCGCCGAAAGTCGAGGTGTCCAAGAGCTTCGTGCGCGAGCACGAGCGCCTCGAACTCGAAGCCGAACACCTCCGCGACCAGCTCGAGGAGCACAAGAAGTACATCGACCACCTCCGCGAGCAAGTCGAGTCCGAGGGCGACGTCGAGGAGGTCATCCACCTCGAAGAACTGGACGGCGACGACGACGAAGAGCCCTACCAGCTCGGGTAG
- a CDS encoding DUF5814 domain-containing protein has translation MAVTDKIYVKNHRQIASQIDTRFPKSAFSGATLDILFTGDLSELDEATRDKVLDFSEDFLDCGCDSNPYCGHPERKFVKYLLDLRAQGLDPESMVDVMTQDYMVYAYPGDLYSFLDDAVRTLEAVEDLADVDGRQEQAERATREKRELSR, from the coding sequence GTGGCCGTCACGGACAAAATCTACGTGAAGAACCACCGGCAGATCGCGTCCCAGATAGACACGCGCTTCCCGAAGAGCGCGTTCAGCGGCGCGACCCTGGACATCCTCTTCACGGGCGATCTCTCGGAGCTGGACGAAGCCACCCGGGACAAAGTGCTGGACTTCTCGGAGGACTTCCTGGACTGCGGCTGCGACTCCAACCCCTACTGCGGGCATCCCGAGCGGAAGTTCGTCAAGTACCTGCTGGACCTGCGCGCGCAGGGACTAGACCCCGAGTCGATGGTCGACGTGATGACCCAGGACTACATGGTGTACGCCTACCCCGGCGACCTCTACTCGTTCCTCGACGACGCGGTCCGCACGCTCGAAGCCGTCGAGGACCTCGCCGACGTGGACGGCCGCCAGGAGCAGGCCGAGCGCGCGACCAGGGAGAAACGCGAGCTGTCGCGGTAG
- a CDS encoding low molecular weight phosphatase family protein, whose product MTTTVAFVCVQNAGRSQMAYAFAQRERESRGLDGEIALVTGGTDPADHVHEAVVDAMADAGFDLADRTPREVTFEEVRDADYVITMGCSAEDICPAGWAGENRDWDLDDPDGRSPDEVARIRDDIERRVVALFDELGT is encoded by the coding sequence GTGACCACCACTGTTGCGTTCGTCTGCGTGCAGAATGCGGGCCGCTCCCAAATGGCCTACGCGTTCGCCCAGCGCGAACGCGAGAGCCGCGGCCTCGACGGCGAAATCGCGCTCGTAACGGGCGGCACGGACCCCGCTGACCACGTCCACGAGGCAGTCGTCGACGCGATGGCCGACGCCGGCTTCGACCTCGCCGACCGCACGCCCCGCGAAGTCACGTTCGAGGAAGTTCGCGACGCCGACTACGTCATCACGATGGGCTGCTCGGCCGAAGACATCTGCCCCGCGGGCTGGGCGGGCGAGAACCGCGACTGGGACCTCGACGACCCGGACGGTCGCTCCCCGGACGAAGTGGCGCGCATCCGCGACGATATTGAGCGACGAGTCGTCGCGCTCTTCGACGAACTCGGCACCTGA
- the arsB gene encoding ACR3 family arsenite efflux transporter: MSNAHEHGPNCDCEACGDPRSMDVLDKYLTVWIFAAMAAGVGLGYAAPSVTQPIQDLHLVEIGLVLMMYPPLAKADYSQLRAVFSNWRVLGLSLVQNWLIGPTLMFTLAVVFFGGVVPGLPARPEFFLGLVFIGMARCIAMVLVWNELAEGSTEYVTGLVAFNSLFQILTYGVYVWLFALVLPSAFGLDALAAGITSFDVTPMQVFEAIVVFLGVPFAAGFFTRFAGTRLRSEQWYEDVLVPKIDPLTLVALLFTVVVMFATQGGSIVAAPGNVLLIAVPLTIYFVVMFLVSFGMGKGIGADYSTTTAIGFTAASNNFELAIAVSVAVFGVGSGVAFATVVGPLIEVPVLLALVNVALYFQRRYDWSGHTTGGLDAPATDD; this comes from the coding sequence ATGAGTAACGCCCACGAGCACGGCCCGAACTGCGACTGCGAGGCCTGCGGCGACCCGCGCTCGATGGACGTCCTCGACAAGTACCTCACCGTCTGGATTTTCGCCGCGATGGCCGCCGGCGTCGGCCTCGGCTACGCCGCGCCGTCGGTCACTCAGCCCATCCAGGACCTCCACCTCGTGGAAATCGGGCTGGTGTTGATGATGTACCCGCCGCTCGCGAAAGCCGACTACTCGCAACTGCGGGCGGTGTTCAGCAACTGGCGCGTGCTCGGTCTGAGTCTCGTGCAGAACTGGCTCATCGGCCCGACGCTGATGTTCACGCTCGCCGTCGTCTTCTTCGGCGGCGTCGTCCCCGGCCTGCCCGCCCGCCCCGAGTTCTTCCTCGGCCTCGTGTTCATCGGGATGGCGCGCTGCATCGCGATGGTGCTCGTCTGGAACGAACTCGCCGAAGGCTCCACGGAGTACGTTACTGGCCTCGTCGCGTTCAACAGCCTCTTCCAGATTCTCACGTACGGCGTCTACGTCTGGCTGTTCGCGCTCGTGCTCCCCTCCGCGTTCGGGCTTGACGCCCTCGCCGCCGGCATCACCAGTTTCGACGTCACCCCGATGCAGGTGTTCGAGGCCATCGTCGTCTTCCTCGGCGTCCCGTTCGCCGCGGGCTTCTTCACCCGATTCGCGGGCACTCGGCTCCGCAGCGAGCAGTGGTACGAGGACGTGCTCGTCCCGAAAATCGACCCGCTGACGCTCGTCGCGCTGCTGTTCACCGTCGTCGTGATGTTCGCCACGCAGGGCGGCAGCATCGTCGCCGCGCCCGGCAACGTTCTCCTCATCGCCGTCCCCCTGACGATTTACTTCGTCGTGATGTTCCTCGTGAGCTTCGGGATGGGGAAAGGAATCGGCGCGGACTACTCCACCACGACCGCCATCGGCTTCACCGCCGCGAGCAACAACTTCGAACTCGCTATCGCCGTCTCCGTCGCCGTCTTCGGCGTCGGCTCCGGCGTCGCGTTCGCCACCGTCGTCGGCCCGCTCATCGAAGTCCCCGTCCTATTGGCGCTCGTCAACGTCGCACTGTACTTCCAGCGCCGCTACGACTGGAGCGGCCACACCACCGGCGGCCTCGACGCCCCAGCCACCGATGACTGA
- a CDS encoding metalloregulator ArsR/SmtB family transcription factor: MAQAPDRLRRLLADELGECCDGDVERRLEELHGLADDAFDDRTQSVFAVLGNDTRYRLARVLAASDGERCVCELEPLVDVSDSAVSHALADLVDAGLATRRKDGNWRYYDATALADDLFVAADRGVSDE; this comes from the coding sequence ATGGCTCAGGCTCCCGACCGGCTTCGACGGCTGCTCGCCGACGAACTCGGCGAGTGCTGCGACGGCGACGTAGAGCGGCGTCTCGAGGAACTCCACGGGCTCGCCGACGACGCCTTCGACGACCGAACGCAGTCCGTGTTCGCGGTGCTCGGCAACGACACCCGCTACCGACTGGCGCGCGTGCTCGCCGCGAGCGACGGCGAGCGCTGCGTCTGCGAACTCGAACCGCTCGTGGATGTCTCGGACAGCGCGGTCAGTCACGCGCTCGCGGACCTCGTGGACGCCGGCCTCGCCACCCGTCGAAAGGACGGCAACTGGCGGTACTACGACGCCACCGCGCTCGCGGACGACCTCTTCGTCGCCGCCGACCGCGGGGTGAGCGATGAGTAA
- a CDS encoding HNH endonuclease gives MFECPTCGKSFDTERGGRVHHWRSHGERLANRTCSECGDQFYSEYEQKYCSSACREVAVSHEGAENPNYKGGTESETCRICGTAFEYYPSEKSGVYCTACVDSGSWQSPPVLEGEKNPRWNGGKQTVDCTVCGTGVERYPSQTVSAVFCSRDCRATWLSEQFSGDGHPNWKGGGNLEYGTGWREARSEALDRDGYECQLCESTREELGRNPDVHHIIPVRCFVDSDTHTAEDAHFLANLISLCSSCHRRAESGSVERDDLRSLIGAPVHKSKPKSAENAG, from the coding sequence ATGTTCGAGTGTCCGACCTGTGGCAAGTCATTCGATACGGAACGTGGTGGTCGTGTCCACCACTGGCGGTCACACGGAGAGCGATTGGCTAACCGAACGTGTAGTGAGTGTGGAGACCAATTCTACTCTGAATACGAACAGAAGTACTGTTCTTCAGCTTGTCGGGAAGTGGCTGTTTCACACGAGGGGGCGGAAAACCCGAACTACAAGGGTGGAACGGAATCCGAGACGTGTCGAATCTGCGGTACCGCATTCGAATACTATCCATCTGAGAAGTCCGGCGTCTACTGCACCGCCTGCGTCGATAGCGGTTCGTGGCAGTCACCACCAGTTCTCGAAGGTGAGAAGAATCCTCGCTGGAATGGCGGCAAACAGACAGTTGACTGCACTGTCTGCGGAACCGGAGTCGAACGGTACCCCAGTCAAACTGTATCCGCAGTATTCTGTAGTCGTGACTGTCGAGCTACGTGGCTCTCTGAGCAGTTTTCGGGTGATGGACATCCGAATTGGAAGGGTGGCGGAAACCTCGAATACGGTACTGGATGGCGAGAGGCACGGTCAGAAGCCCTTGACCGGGATGGATACGAGTGCCAGTTGTGTGAATCGACGCGAGAAGAACTGGGACGTAACCCGGATGTACACCACATCATCCCAGTTCGATGCTTCGTCGATTCAGACACGCACACTGCCGAGGATGCGCACTTCCTGGCGAATCTGATATCGCTTTGCAGTAGCTGCCATCGTCGTGCCGAATCCGGGAGCGTAGAACGTGATGATTTGCGCTCATTAATTGGGGCACCAGTTCATAAATCCAAACCTAAATCCGCAGAAAACGCCGGCTAA
- a CDS encoding DUF4097 family beta strand repeat-containing protein, whose amino-acid sequence MRRRALLSGLAAGTTAALAGCTDRGSLFGDPVQETRERYFDLPDGGRLRIENANGDVNVSGRNRPEVSVDAVVTVPSDERLDDVTVAVSGDGDDRALTVDIDGDTSSVSVDIDVRAPEDAAMGSVQTDNGHVEVRGVAGVAAARSMNGSVTVRDAGPVSTVASENGDVAADVPAPLPGDVSVRTENGDVEVALSPEADATLDARTETGYVEIEELPLEDERGDNAHVTGTLGGGTRDVTIGTTNGRVVVEPLE is encoded by the coding sequence GTGAGACGCAGAGCCCTCCTCTCCGGCCTCGCGGCCGGTACGACTGCCGCCCTCGCCGGGTGTACGGACCGGGGTAGCCTGTTCGGTGACCCCGTGCAGGAGACCCGCGAGCGGTACTTCGACCTGCCGGACGGCGGCCGGCTTCGAATCGAGAACGCGAACGGCGACGTGAATGTCTCCGGGCGGAACAGACCCGAAGTGAGCGTCGACGCGGTAGTGACGGTGCCCAGCGACGAACGCCTCGACGACGTGACCGTCGCGGTGTCCGGAGACGGCGACGACCGGGCGTTGACCGTCGACATTGACGGAGACACCAGCAGCGTGAGCGTCGACATCGACGTCCGCGCACCCGAGGACGCCGCGATGGGGTCGGTACAGACGGACAACGGCCACGTCGAGGTTCGGGGCGTGGCCGGGGTGGCCGCGGCGCGCTCGATGAATGGGAGCGTGACGGTTCGCGACGCCGGCCCAGTCAGCACGGTAGCCAGCGAGAACGGCGACGTCGCCGCGGACGTGCCGGCGCCCCTGCCGGGGGACGTGTCGGTGCGCACCGAGAACGGGGACGTCGAGGTGGCGCTGTCGCCGGAGGCCGACGCGACGCTGGACGCACGAACGGAGACCGGCTACGTCGAAATCGAGGAACTGCCGCTAGAGGACGAGCGCGGCGACAACGCCCACGTCACGGGGACGCTCGGGGGCGGCACGCGGGACGTGACAATCGGCACGACGAACGGACGGGTCGTGGTGGAGCCGCTGGAGTAG
- a CDS encoding CBS domain-containing protein encodes MRSFKVGSAFGIPIKLDVTFLLILPVFAYLIGTQVDIWIETLNSVPFDANLDAAALTDGDMQWYLGIAAAVGLFVGVVLHELGHSVVAMRFGFPIDSITLWILGGIASLSDQPEEWSQEFWIAIAGPVVSIALGVLSFGALRFLPASLDTLRFVFGYLALMNFALAAFNLLPGFPMDGGRVLRALLARKRSFARATQIAAEVGKLFALLIGIVGLLGFNPILIAIAFFIYIGASGEAQRTVMNAVFQDVTVADIMTRDVHTVDADDSVAELMERMLEERHTGYPVMRNGSVVGMVTLDDARDVDAVERDAILVEDVMSDQVHSIGETNNAMDALDAMQEHGVGRLVVVDEADEMVGLVSRTDLMTAFDIIQSTGVSAEPTIPGTSGQSAP; translated from the coding sequence ATGCGAAGCTTCAAAGTCGGGAGCGCGTTCGGCATCCCGATCAAACTCGACGTCACGTTCCTGCTGATTCTCCCCGTGTTCGCGTACCTCATCGGGACGCAGGTCGACATCTGGATAGAGACGCTCAACAGCGTGCCGTTCGACGCCAACCTCGACGCTGCCGCGCTCACCGACGGAGACATGCAGTGGTACCTCGGCATCGCTGCCGCCGTCGGCCTGTTCGTCGGCGTCGTCCTCCACGAACTCGGACACAGCGTCGTCGCGATGCGGTTCGGATTCCCCATCGACTCCATCACGCTGTGGATTCTCGGCGGCATCGCCTCCCTCTCCGACCAGCCCGAGGAGTGGAGCCAAGAGTTCTGGATTGCCATCGCCGGCCCCGTCGTCAGCATCGCGCTCGGGGTGTTGTCGTTCGGCGCGCTGCGGTTCCTGCCGGCGTCGCTCGACACGCTCCGGTTCGTCTTCGGCTACCTCGCGCTGATGAACTTCGCGCTCGCCGCGTTCAACCTCCTCCCCGGCTTCCCGATGGACGGCGGGCGCGTCCTCCGCGCGCTGCTCGCCCGCAAGCGCTCGTTCGCCCGCGCCACTCAGATTGCCGCCGAGGTCGGGAAACTGTTCGCGCTCCTCATCGGTATCGTCGGCCTGCTTGGGTTCAATCCCATCCTCATCGCCATCGCCTTCTTCATCTACATCGGCGCGTCCGGCGAAGCCCAGCGCACCGTGATGAACGCCGTCTTCCAAGACGTCACTGTCGCGGACATCATGACCCGTGACGTCCACACCGTCGACGCCGACGACTCCGTCGCCGAACTCATGGAGCGCATGCTCGAAGAACGCCACACCGGCTACCCAGTCATGCGCAACGGCAGCGTCGTCGGGATGGTCACGCTCGACGACGCCCGCGACGTCGACGCGGTCGAACGGGACGCCATCCTCGTCGAGGACGTGATGTCCGACCAAGTCCACTCCATCGGCGAGACGAACAACGCGATGGACGCGCTCGACGCCATGCAGGAGCACGGCGTCGGCCGCCTCGTCGTCGTCGACGAGGCCGACGAGATGGTCGGCCTCGTCTCCCGCACCGACCTCATGACCGCCTTCGACATCATCCAGTCGACGGGGGTCAGCGCCGAACCCACCATCCCCGGCACGAGCGGCCAGTCCGCGCCCTGA
- a CDS encoding iron-containing alcohol dehydrogenase family protein, producing the protein MPAPGSDRVGAPFRFDYDTPVLRYGADCVADLAAELDAQGFERALVVCGSTVGNTAAVMDPVRDGLGDRLAGVFAETTPEKLLSTALDARDAYRERDADVLVSLGGGSSLDVAKAASVLAAGDHDREAAAREFASTGTLSADGDLEPIVAAPTTLAGADLSVVAGLNAAPDAGLVDEFVSGGLSDRRLMPRAVFYDPALVATTPYDVLVGSAMNGFDKGIETLYAANATPVTDATAARGLGLMADGLRELGRRAVSADTLEPVLEGLLLVQYGISRPGETTLSILHAFGHGLTDGYAVQQGAAHAVIAPHALRYLFAEVDGRRDLLADALGVGDADDPAEAVVEAVADVRDALGLPDSLSAVDGPEPDDFPAVAETVVADSFVANAPAGLDLTTGDVEAVLRAAY; encoded by the coding sequence CGCCGACTGCGTGGCCGACCTCGCGGCCGAACTCGACGCGCAGGGGTTCGAGCGCGCGCTCGTCGTCTGCGGGTCGACGGTCGGCAACACGGCGGCCGTAATGGACCCGGTTCGCGACGGCCTCGGCGACCGCCTCGCGGGCGTCTTCGCCGAGACGACCCCCGAGAAACTGCTGTCGACGGCGCTGGACGCGCGAGACGCGTACCGTGAGCGCGACGCTGACGTACTCGTCTCGCTCGGCGGCGGCAGCAGCCTCGACGTTGCCAAAGCCGCCAGCGTGCTCGCCGCGGGCGACCACGACCGAGAAGCCGCCGCCCGCGAGTTCGCGTCGACGGGGACGCTGTCTGCGGACGGCGACCTCGAACCAATCGTTGCCGCGCCGACGACGCTCGCGGGCGCGGACCTCTCCGTGGTCGCGGGCCTCAACGCCGCGCCCGATGCGGGACTCGTCGACGAGTTCGTGAGTGGCGGGCTCTCGGACCGCCGGCTGATGCCGCGTGCGGTCTTCTACGACCCCGCGCTCGTCGCGACGACGCCCTACGACGTGCTCGTCGGCTCCGCGATGAACGGCTTCGACAAGGGCATCGAGACGCTGTACGCCGCGAACGCCACGCCCGTCACGGACGCCACTGCCGCCCGCGGCCTCGGCCTGATGGCCGACGGTCTCCGCGAGTTAGGGCGCAGAGCGGTGAGCGCGGACACGCTCGAACCCGTGCTAGAGGGGTTGTTGCTCGTCCAGTACGGTATCTCGCGGCCCGGCGAGACCACGCTCTCGATACTCCACGCGTTCGGCCACGGCCTCACCGACGGCTACGCCGTCCAGCAGGGCGCCGCGCACGCCGTCATAGCACCCCACGCCCTCCGCTACCTCTTCGCTGAGGTGGACGGCCGCCGCGACCTGCTCGCGGACGCGCTCGGCGTCGGAGATGCGGACGACCCCGCCGAAGCCGTCGTCGAGGCAGTCGCGGACGTCCGGGACGCGCTCGGTCTCCCCGACTCGCTGTCGGCCGTCGACGGCCCCGAACCCGACGACTTCCCGGCGGTCGCCGAGACCGTCGTCGCGGACTCGTTCGTCGCGAACGCGCCCGCCGGTCTCGACCTCACGACTGGTGATGTCGAAGCCGTCCTCCGCGCGGCCTACTGA